From a region of the Myroides sp. JBRI-B21084 genome:
- a CDS encoding NUDIX hydrolase has protein sequence MQFEHFLHKLDVVVAQPLFALDAHLKMAPLERVQYLQNYDYSTKNPRASAVLSLFYPKNNTAHLLLIVRSSYPGVHSSQIAFPGGKKELTDKNLMETALREANEEVGINVAEIEILKQWSDIYIPPSNFMVSSFMGITQKKPHFVLQPDEVSAVIELPIADLLNDALVQNVEMSTSYATNILVPAFVIENHIVWGATAMILSEIKETLKAAF, from the coding sequence ATGCAATTTGAACATTTTTTACATAAATTAGATGTTGTGGTAGCACAACCCTTATTTGCTTTAGACGCCCATTTAAAAATGGCGCCTTTAGAGCGTGTTCAATATCTTCAAAATTACGATTATTCTACAAAAAATCCTAGAGCATCGGCTGTTTTAAGTTTGTTTTACCCCAAAAACAATACTGCACATTTGCTATTAATTGTTCGTTCATCATACCCGGGTGTGCATTCATCCCAAATTGCTTTTCCGGGTGGAAAAAAAGAATTAACCGACAAAAATCTCATGGAAACTGCCTTGCGTGAAGCCAACGAAGAAGTTGGAATAAATGTTGCAGAAATTGAAATTTTAAAACAATGGAGCGATATTTACATACCACCAAGCAACTTTATGGTATCATCGTTCATGGGAATTACCCAAAAAAAACCTCATTTTGTTTTACAACCCGATGAAGTAAGCGCTGTAATTGAATTACCTATTGCCGATTTACTTAACGATGCACTTGTACAAAATGTTGAAATGAGCACTTCTTACGCAACCAATATTTTAGTGCCTGCTTTTGTAATTGAAAACCATATAGTTTGGGGAGCTACAGCAATGATTTTAAGCGAAATAAAAGAAACTCTTAAAGCAGCTTTTTAA
- the sppA gene encoding signal peptide peptidase SppA, whose product MNFIKNVLATFVGIILFCMMSFFLILIIGVIASAGSSSYASKTIKNNSVIKLDLADVSNDYGGSVFIKEFEYNETNNDGLINVLQAIEYAKSDDKIKGISIENNYSSLGLTQRKAIVEQLENFKKTGKFVVAYADNYSQGEYYLASVADTVYMNPMGSIDFKGLASEVLYMKDLQEKTGIQMEVIRHGKYKSAVEPFLQQNMSVENREQLTVLLNSIWESFVGDVSKNRNIPVETLNNVATNLNARNANLALSNKLIDKIAYLDQYHSGIKKALQLKADEDINEVEILDYINQIDLKLKKISAKDQIAVIFAQGEIQSGEGSVNTIGEKSINRALKEARSNDKIKAVVLRVNSPGGSALTSDIIWREIELTKKVKPVIVSMGDVAASGGYYIACNANKIFAEPNTITGSIGVFGMIPNFKKVADKYGVNAETVKTHENANGYSVFEDMTPKYRETVTESIEIIYDTFISRVAEGRKMDKTKVDEIAQGRVWTGTMAKQLGLVDELGNLDDAITYAAKLVKTNDYKVSLYPEYEIEVADMFRKFLGMSVSTVGQDAIKKEIGTENYQLLQRMNYLKQSQGVQAMLPYHLNIN is encoded by the coding sequence ATGAATTTTATAAAAAATGTACTGGCAACCTTTGTAGGAATTATTTTGTTCTGCATGATGTCGTTCTTCTTAATTTTAATTATAGGAGTAATTGCATCGGCAGGTAGTTCGTCCTACGCATCAAAAACCATTAAAAATAATTCGGTTATAAAATTAGATTTAGCCGACGTTTCAAATGATTATGGTGGAAGTGTTTTTATTAAGGAATTTGAATACAACGAAACCAATAACGACGGTTTAATTAACGTTTTACAAGCAATTGAATACGCAAAAAGCGATGATAAAATTAAAGGTATTTCTATAGAAAATAATTACAGCAGCCTTGGTTTAACACAACGAAAAGCTATTGTTGAGCAACTTGAAAACTTTAAAAAAACAGGAAAATTTGTTGTTGCTTACGCCGATAATTATTCTCAAGGCGAATATTACTTAGCATCGGTTGCAGATACAGTTTATATGAACCCAATGGGAAGTATTGATTTTAAAGGTTTGGCTTCAGAGGTTTTGTATATGAAAGATTTGCAAGAGAAAACCGGTATTCAAATGGAAGTAATTCGTCATGGCAAATATAAAAGTGCTGTTGAGCCCTTTTTACAACAAAATATGAGCGTTGAAAACCGCGAACAGTTAACCGTTCTATTAAATTCTATTTGGGAATCTTTTGTTGGCGATGTATCAAAAAACAGAAACATACCAGTTGAAACCCTAAACAATGTTGCAACAAATTTAAATGCGCGAAATGCTAATTTGGCTTTAAGCAATAAGTTAATTGATAAAATTGCTTACCTAGATCAATACCACAGCGGAATTAAAAAAGCTTTGCAATTAAAAGCAGATGAAGATATTAACGAAGTTGAAATTTTAGATTATATAAATCAAATTGATTTAAAATTAAAAAAGATTTCTGCAAAAGACCAAATTGCTGTAATTTTTGCTCAAGGCGAAATTCAATCGGGCGAAGGTAGTGTAAATACTATTGGAGAAAAGTCAATTAATCGTGCTTTAAAAGAAGCTAGATCAAACGATAAAATTAAAGCTGTAGTTTTACGTGTTAATTCTCCAGGTGGTAGCGCATTAACTTCTGACATTATTTGGCGCGAAATTGAATTAACTAAAAAGGTAAAACCAGTAATTGTTTCAATGGGCGATGTAGCTGCATCGGGTGGTTATTACATTGCTTGTAATGCCAACAAAATTTTTGCTGAACCAAATACAATAACAGGCTCTATTGGAGTTTTTGGAATGATTCCGAACTTTAAAAAAGTAGCTGATAAATATGGTGTAAATGCAGAAACTGTTAAAACCCATGAAAACGCAAATGGATACAGTGTTTTTGAAGATATGACACCTAAGTACCGTGAAACCGTAACAGAAAGTATTGAAATTATTTACGATACGTTTATATCGCGTGTTGCTGAAGGTAGAAAAATGGATAAAACTAAAGTTGACGAAATAGCACAAGGTAGAGTTTGGACTGGAACTATGGCTAAACAGCTTGGTTTAGTTGATGAATTAGGTAATTTAGACGACGCAATCACCTATGCAGCAAAACTTGTAAAAACTAACGATTATAAAGTTAGTTTATATCCAGAGTACGAAATTGAAGTAGCAGATATGTTCCGTAAGTTTTTAGGAATGTCGGTTTCAACAGTAGGGCAAGATGCTATTAAAAAAGAAATTGGTACCGAAAATTATCAATTATTACAGCGCATGAATTACTTGAAACAATCACAAGGTGTTCAAGCAATGTTGCCTTATCATTTAAATATCAATTAA
- a CDS encoding non-canonical purine NTP diphosphatase, with product MKIIFASNNKNKVQEIQNQVPKSIEIVTLEEIGCTEDIAETGKTLEENAIIKANYITEKYGLPCFADDTGLEIDALNGEPGVYSARYAGEDKNAEKNMDLVLQKLENSVNRNAQFKTVIALNINNEQHLFKGIVIGKITNEKIGTNGFGYDPIFEAENLGKTFAEMTIDEKNKLSHRGRAVEKLVEFLVRYK from the coding sequence ATGAAAATTATATTTGCATCAAACAATAAAAACAAGGTACAAGAAATTCAAAATCAAGTGCCAAAATCAATTGAAATAGTTACGTTAGAAGAAATTGGCTGTACCGAAGATATTGCCGAAACTGGTAAGACGTTAGAAGAAAATGCCATTATTAAAGCAAATTATATCACTGAAAAATACGGTTTACCTTGTTTTGCCGATGATACCGGATTAGAAATTGATGCTTTAAATGGTGAGCCTGGGGTTTATTCGGCCAGATATGCAGGCGAGGATAAAAATGCCGAAAAAAATATGGATTTGGTTTTACAAAAATTAGAAAATTCAGTAAACCGTAATGCTCAATTTAAAACCGTTATTGCTTTAAACATAAATAACGAACAACATTTGTTTAAGGGAATAGTTATAGGCAAAATTACAAACGAAAAAATAGGAACGAACGGTTTTGGTTACGATCCTATTTTTGAAGCTGAAAACTTGGGTAAAACTTTTGCAGAAATGACTATTGATGAAAAAAATAAACTAAGCCACCGTGGTAGAGCTGTAGAAAAATTAGTTGAGTTTTTGGTTAGATATAAGTAG
- a CDS encoding DUF4268 domain-containing protein: protein MFSKEEALQLKKDFWTGFANEYPRKWLLHNTKIKDVTFKFFVDNKTAQIALEIEPKEDEKRKIYFEKVESLKTILLDEYLEDAIFERNFYLPNGKLISRIWVDINQKVSVNNKATWPIIYDFFAEKMTSFELFFYEYEDYIKDLEINT from the coding sequence ATGTTTAGTAAAGAAGAGGCGTTACAATTAAAAAAAGATTTTTGGACAGGTTTTGCCAATGAATATCCGCGTAAATGGTTGTTGCACAACACTAAAATTAAAGATGTTACTTTTAAATTTTTTGTTGATAATAAAACAGCTCAAATTGCCTTAGAAATTGAACCAAAAGAGGATGAAAAACGCAAAATTTATTTTGAAAAAGTAGAGTCTTTAAAAACTATTTTGCTTGATGAATATCTTGAAGATGCTATTTTTGAACGAAACTTTTACTTGCCTAACGGTAAATTAATTAGTAGAATTTGGGTTGATATAAACCAAAAGGTTAGTGTTAATAACAAAGCTACTTGGCCAATTATTTATGATTTTTTTGCTGAAAAAATGACTAGTTTTGAGCTTTTCTTTTACGAATATGAAGATTATATTAAAGATTTAGAAATTAACACCTAA
- a CDS encoding DEAD/DEAH box helicase: protein MNKFQELGLNELLLKAIQDLGFENPSEVQEKAIPLLLQQDTDIVALAQTGTGKTAAFGFPLIQKIDPENRSTQALILSPTRELCLQITNEIKQYSKYVKGLHTVAVYGGASITEQAKEVKRGAQIIVATPGRMQDMINRNLVNIKNIETCILDEADEMLNMGFYEDITSILSDTPDEKNTWLFSATMPQEVARIAKEFMKRPQEITVGHKNQGSVNVSHEYYLVGARDRYPVLKRLADMNPDIFSVVFCRTKRDTQAVAEKLIEDGYNAAALHGDLSQAQRDGVMKAFRGRQIQMLVATDVAARGIDVDDITHVINYQLPDEIETYNHRSGRTGRAGKTGTSIVIVTKSEFKKIQMIERIIKTKFVQKPIPTGMEICEVQLIHLANKVKGVEVDAEIDKYLPKIEELLGDLTKEELIKKMFSVEFNRFIEYYKKQNTIDSPKSREKGEATVNSDGSVRYFLNLGARDNFDWMSLKDFLRDTLDLGRDDLFKVDVKEGFSFFNTDASHSERIMEVLNNMHHEGRQVNVEISTSGGGSGRSSSRRDHNNRRGDRGFDRGERRSSTKERSSDKSERSLERKFGRRREDDRPVRNERRSVRGDRPRRTN, encoded by the coding sequence ATGAATAAATTCCAAGAATTAGGATTAAACGAATTGCTTTTAAAAGCAATTCAGGACTTAGGTTTTGAAAACCCTTCAGAGGTTCAGGAAAAAGCTATTCCCTTATTGCTGCAACAAGATACAGATATCGTTGCATTGGCGCAAACGGGTACTGGGAAAACAGCTGCTTTCGGGTTTCCTCTTATTCAAAAAATTGATCCAGAGAACAGAAGCACACAGGCATTAATCCTATCGCCTACCAGAGAATTGTGTTTACAAATCACCAATGAAATTAAGCAATATTCTAAATATGTAAAGGGCTTACATACTGTTGCAGTTTATGGTGGTGCCAGCATAACAGAGCAGGCAAAAGAAGTAAAACGCGGTGCACAAATTATTGTGGCAACACCAGGGCGTATGCAAGATATGATTAACAGAAATCTTGTAAACATTAAAAACATTGAAACGTGTATCTTAGATGAGGCCGATGAAATGTTAAACATGGGATTCTATGAAGATATTACTTCTATTTTATCTGATACCCCAGACGAAAAGAATACATGGTTATTTTCTGCAACCATGCCACAAGAAGTTGCAAGAATTGCCAAAGAATTTATGAAACGTCCGCAAGAAATTACGGTTGGTCATAAAAACCAAGGTTCAGTTAACGTATCACACGAATATTATTTAGTAGGCGCTCGCGATCGTTACCCCGTTTTAAAGCGTTTAGCAGATATGAACCCAGATATTTTCTCGGTTGTATTTTGTAGAACCAAGCGCGACACGCAAGCTGTTGCCGAAAAGTTAATTGAGGATGGATACAATGCAGCTGCTTTACACGGCGATTTATCGCAAGCACAACGCGATGGTGTAATGAAAGCATTCCGCGGACGCCAAATTCAAATGTTAGTTGCTACTGATGTTGCTGCTCGTGGTATTGATGTTGATGATATTACCCACGTTATCAACTACCAATTACCAGACGAAATTGAAACGTACAACCACCGTTCTGGTCGTACAGGACGTGCAGGTAAAACAGGTACTTCCATCGTTATTGTAACAAAATCAGAATTCAAGAAAATTCAGATGATTGAACGAATCATTAAAACTAAATTCGTTCAAAAACCTATTCCTACCGGAATGGAAATTTGTGAAGTACAGTTAATTCACTTAGCTAATAAAGTTAAAGGAGTTGAGGTTGACGCAGAAATTGACAAATATCTTCCAAAAATTGAAGAATTATTAGGTGATTTAACGAAAGAAGAATTAATCAAAAAAATGTTTTCTGTAGAATTCAATCGTTTTATTGAATATTACAAAAAACAAAATACAATAGATTCTCCAAAATCTCGTGAAAAAGGGGAAGCTACTGTAAATTCAGACGGTTCTGTTCGTTACTTCTTAAACTTAGGAGCACGTGATAATTTTGATTGGATGAGTTTAAAAGACTTTTTACGTGATACTTTAGATTTAGGTCGTGATGATTTATTTAAAGTGGATGTAAAAGAAGGTTTCTCTTTCTTTAATACAGATGCTTCGCACAGCGAACGTATTATGGAAGTTTTAAACAATATGCACCACGAAGGTCGTCAGGTTAATGTTGAAATTTCAACAAGTGGTGGCGGTAGCGGTAGATCATCATCTCGTAGAGATCACAATAACCGTAGAGGAGATCGTGGTTTTGATCGTGGTGAACGCAGATCTTCAACAAAAGAACGTTCTTCAGATAAATCAGAACGTAGTTTAGAACGTAAATTTGGTCGCAGACGTGAAGATGATAGACCAGTACGCAACGAAAGAAGATCAGTACGTGGCGATCGTCCACGCAGAACAAACTAA
- a CDS encoding GlmU family protein, with protein MNYILYDGSVRNALLPFTFTRPVADIRVGILTIREKWEKYLGTTTTTITEEYLSEKYPMVEMEENILINASFCPNDILVEMIQFLQPNQAITLNEEIVAFFTKDTQDEIDFDKYELLELEADCMQIEHTWDIFQKNDQAIRDDFELLTQERKSQPIPSTVNVLGAENIFIEEGAVLNFCTLNAQTGPIYIGKNAEIMEGSVIRGPFALCEDAQVKLATKIYGATTVGPHCRVGGEINNSVLFAYSNKGHDGFLGNAVLGEWCNIGADSNNSNLKNNYEVVKLWNYDLERFESTGLQFCGLMMGDHSKCGINTMFNTGTVIGVSANIFGAGFPRNYIPNFTWGGAQGTQAYLPKKAFETAKIVMSRRNVEFSAHDEDILTHVFNETKEWQK; from the coding sequence ATGAACTACATATTATACGATGGCAGTGTACGTAATGCGTTACTACCTTTTACATTTACACGACCAGTAGCCGATATTAGAGTTGGCATTTTAACAATTCGTGAAAAATGGGAAAAATATTTAGGAACAACTACAACAACAATAACCGAAGAATATTTATCTGAAAAATATCCAATGGTTGAAATGGAAGAAAACATATTGATTAACGCATCATTTTGTCCAAATGATATTTTAGTTGAAATGATTCAATTCCTACAACCAAATCAAGCAATAACATTAAACGAAGAAATTGTTGCTTTTTTTACAAAAGATACACAAGATGAAATTGATTTTGATAAATATGAGCTTTTGGAATTAGAAGCAGATTGTATGCAAATTGAACATACATGGGATATTTTTCAAAAAAATGACCAAGCAATACGTGACGATTTTGAATTGTTAACACAAGAACGTAAATCACAACCAATACCTTCAACTGTAAATGTTTTAGGTGCCGAAAATATTTTTATTGAAGAAGGCGCTGTTTTAAATTTTTGTACTTTAAATGCACAAACTGGCCCAATTTATATTGGTAAAAATGCCGAAATAATGGAAGGTTCGGTTATACGAGGGCCATTTGCATTATGTGAAGATGCGCAAGTTAAATTAGCTACAAAAATTTATGGTGCAACTACCGTTGGCCCACATTGCCGTGTAGGTGGTGAAATTAACAATTCGGTTTTATTTGCATATTCAAACAAAGGGCACGATGGCTTTTTAGGAAATGCGGTATTAGGTGAATGGTGCAATATTGGTGCCGATAGTAACAATTCAAACCTAAAAAACAATTATGAAGTAGTTAAACTTTGGAACTATGATTTAGAACGTTTTGAAAGTACAGGCTTACAATTTTGCGGCTTAATGATGGGCGATCATAGTAAGTGTGGTATTAATACCATGTTTAATACAGGTACTGTAATTGGGGTTTCGGCAAATATTTTTGGTGCTGGTTTTCCTCGCAATTACATTCCTAATTTTACATGGGGCGGTGCACAAGGAACGCAAGCATATCTTCCAAAAAAAGCTTTTGAAACAGCAAAAATTGTGATGAGTAGAAGAAATGTTGAATTTTCTGCGCATGATGAAGATATTCTTACTCATGTTTTTAACGAAACTAAAGAGTGGCAAAAATAA
- the recG gene encoding ATP-dependent DNA helicase RecG, translating into MQQPILETPIEYLKGVGPQRAAVLKKELQIFTYKNLINFYPYKYLDRTKYYKINELNAGLTAEIQIVGKIIKIKTVEQKRGSRLVAVFTDGFGEMELVWFQGHKWIKENLQINVPYVIFGKINHFNGMFSMPHPEMETVDEHKKSMQTALQPVYPSTEKMAQKNISNKSITKMMQQVFIETHHLFKEVFPEAIINELRLLPKNEAFFNIHFPKNADLLNRAQFRLKFEELFFIQLQLLSKNLVRKQKIKGFAFKNVGDFFNNFYHNHLPFPLTNAQKRVLKEIRLDMAHEAQMNRLLQGDVGAGKTIVGFMSMLLALDNGFQACLMAPTEILANQHFSGIKELADKINVNVALLTGSTKTKERNQIHEDLLNGNLHILIGTHALLEDKVQFKNLGLSIIDEQHRFGVEQRSKMWNKNILPPHVLVMTATPIPRTLAMSLYGDLDVSVIDELPPGRKPIKTLHFFESKRLQVWHFIKEEIAKGRQIYIVYPLIQESEKLDYKNLMEGYDAIARDFPFPQYRVSVVHGQMPAKDKDAEMERFVKGETHIMIATTVIEVGVNVPNASVMIIESAERFGLSQLHQLRGRVGRGAEQSYCVLMTGNKLSTDTKVRMDAMCRTNDGFEISEIDLKLRGPGDIMGTQQSGVLNLQIADLVKDQELLKLARIKAIELLKEDINLEKPEHQALKQVFEILAKKNNIWNYIS; encoded by the coding sequence ATGCAGCAGCCTATTTTAGAAACACCTATTGAGTATTTAAAAGGAGTTGGTCCTCAACGTGCTGCTGTTTTAAAAAAAGAACTACAAATTTTTACCTATAAAAATTTAATTAATTTTTATCCTTACAAGTACTTAGATCGAACAAAATACTATAAAATTAATGAGTTAAATGCTGGTTTAACTGCAGAAATTCAGATAGTTGGAAAAATTATTAAGATTAAAACCGTTGAACAAAAACGCGGCAGTAGACTAGTAGCTGTTTTTACCGATGGTTTTGGTGAAATGGAGCTTGTTTGGTTTCAAGGACATAAATGGATCAAGGAAAATTTACAAATTAATGTTCCGTACGTAATTTTTGGAAAAATAAATCATTTTAACGGAATGTTTTCAATGCCGCACCCAGAAATGGAAACGGTTGATGAACATAAAAAAAGCATGCAAACTGCTTTGCAACCTGTTTATCCATCTACCGAAAAAATGGCACAAAAAAATATTTCTAACAAAAGCATAACTAAAATGATGCAGCAAGTTTTTATAGAAACGCATCATTTATTCAAAGAAGTTTTTCCTGAAGCTATAATTAACGAATTGCGATTATTGCCTAAAAACGAAGCGTTTTTTAATATTCATTTTCCAAAGAATGCCGATTTGTTAAATAGGGCACAGTTTAGATTAAAGTTCGAAGAATTATTTTTTATTCAGTTACAATTGCTTTCTAAAAATTTAGTTCGCAAACAAAAAATTAAAGGTTTTGCATTTAAAAATGTAGGTGATTTTTTTAACAACTTTTACCACAATCATTTACCATTTCCGCTTACAAATGCTCAAAAACGCGTTTTAAAAGAAATTAGACTTGATATGGCGCATGAAGCACAAATGAATCGTTTACTGCAAGGTGATGTTGGTGCAGGTAAAACCATTGTTGGCTTTATGAGTATGTTGCTTGCGCTAGACAACGGTTTTCAGGCATGTTTAATGGCCCCAACTGAAATTTTAGCTAATCAACACTTTTCTGGAATTAAAGAATTAGCCGATAAAATTAATGTGAATGTGGCATTACTAACAGGATCAACTAAAACTAAAGAACGCAACCAAATTCATGAAGATTTACTAAACGGAAATTTACATATTTTAATTGGTACACATGCATTGTTAGAAGATAAAGTGCAATTTAAAAATTTAGGATTATCAATTATCGATGAACAACACCGTTTTGGAGTAGAACAACGTTCTAAAATGTGGAATAAAAACATATTGCCACCACACGTTTTGGTTATGACTGCTACGCCAATACCACGAACTTTAGCTATGAGTTTGTATGGTGATTTAGACGTGTCGGTTATAGATGAATTACCGCCTGGAAGAAAACCTATTAAAACACTTCATTTTTTTGAAAGTAAACGTTTGCAAGTTTGGCATTTTATTAAAGAAGAAATAGCAAAAGGGAGACAAATTTATATTGTTTACCCACTTATTCAAGAAAGTGAAAAGTTAGACTACAAAAATTTAATGGAGGGTTATGATGCTATTGCACGTGATTTTCCTTTTCCGCAATATAGGGTAAGTGTAGTGCATGGACAAATGCCTGCCAAAGACAAAGATGCCGAAATGGAACGTTTTGTAAAAGGGGAGACTCATATAATGATTGCAACTACTGTGATTGAAGTAGGGGTAAACGTACCTAATGCATCAGTTATGATTATTGAAAGTGCCGAACGTTTTGGTTTAAGTCAATTGCATCAATTAAGGGGTAGGGTTGGACGCGGTGCCGAACAAAGCTATTGTGTTTTAATGACAGGAAATAAATTAAGCACCGATACAAAAGTAAGGATGGACGCTATGTGTAGAACAAATGATGGTTTTGAAATTTCAGAAATCGATTTAAAACTTCGTGGTCCAGGCGATATTATGGGAACCCAACAAAGTGGTGTTTTAAATTTACAAATTGCCGATTTAGTTAAAGATCAAGAACTATTAAAATTAGCCCGTATAAAGGCTATTGAATTATTAAAAGAAGATATCAATTTAGAAAAACCTGAACATCAGGCTTTAAAACAAGTTTTTGAAATACTGGCAAAGAAAAACAATATTTGGAATTATATAAGTTAA
- a CDS encoding lysophospholipid acyltransferase family protein, translated as MQLFKKDPFGNILFIKKWLIRVFGFLTHKRYRGFNELVIDGSEIIKNLPETNVLFISNHQTYFADVVAMFHVFNASLKGRVDTIKNVFYIWNPKMNIYYVSAKETMQAGLLPRIMSYTGAITVERTWREKGKDVTEKKAVNPNDTENIKKALNDGWVITFPQGTTKSFKPVRKGTAHIIKEHKPIVVPIVIDGFRRSFDKKGLWLKKKGILQSFTIKEPLVIDYDNESIDDIVEKIEFAIEQHPSFLKVIPAEIIENDIKLNKERQFPFDY; from the coding sequence ATGCAATTATTTAAAAAAGATCCGTTTGGCAATATTTTATTCATTAAAAAATGGTTGATTCGTGTTTTTGGTTTTTTAACCCACAAACGCTATCGTGGTTTTAATGAATTAGTAATTGATGGTTCGGAAATTATAAAAAATTTACCCGAAACAAACGTTTTATTTATATCAAACCACCAAACTTATTTTGCCGATGTGGTTGCTATGTTTCATGTTTTTAATGCAAGTTTAAAGGGACGAGTTGATACTATTAAAAACGTATTTTACATTTGGAATCCTAAAATGAACATTTATTATGTAAGTGCAAAAGAAACTATGCAAGCTGGCTTGTTGCCACGAATTATGAGTTACACCGGCGCTATTACCGTGGAACGTACTTGGCGCGAAAAAGGAAAAGATGTTACTGAAAAAAAAGCTGTTAACCCAAATGATACCGAAAATATTAAAAAAGCTTTAAATGACGGTTGGGTGATAACGTTTCCGCAAGGTACTACAAAATCGTTTAAGCCGGTACGTAAAGGTACTGCACATATTATTAAAGAACACAAACCTATTGTTGTACCTATTGTAATTGATGGTTTTAGAAGATCGTTTGATAAAAAAGGACTTTGGCTTAAAAAGAAAGGTATTTTACAATCTTTTACAATAAAAGAACCTTTGGTAATTGATTATGACAACGAATCTATAGATGATATTGTTGAAAAAATTGAATTTGCTATAGAACAACACCCTTCGTTTTTAAAGGTTATTCCTGCTGAAATAATAGAAAACGATATAAAACTTAATAAAGAACGCCAATTTCCGTTTGATTATTAA
- a CDS encoding peptide-N-glycosidase F-related protein yields the protein MKKIITLLLIASIGMVSCKEDDKPTTENQPKVTTVKTFDNIKVAFGDGLSQSAEGTFTFPTNLENVKTIKMFIKDICPNKECDEWDRYANVYAKDKTTGVWYEIGRFINPYWVGNEKLERGYEVDVTDFKSILSGATELKIYTETWLAKGRKYSVEFDFTEGTPDYKYSAVIPVFQYNKSSIDGVPYGKTFDTDKFDLTKQITIPAAAEVAYFRTTISGWGHATPNDNGGRGCAEWCYRTHHININGSQTFAHELNALGCAQNPINNQAPGNWKPDRAGWCPGMVVPARFNNIQKSLFGSAFDFEYVFENWTNDNGNGNAFYAISTFVVVKSNSAIEKPTIN from the coding sequence ATGAAAAAAATTATTACCCTGCTTTTAATTGCATCGATAGGAATGGTATCGTGTAAAGAAGACGATAAACCAACTACCGAAAACCAACCAAAGGTAACTACAGTGAAAACATTTGATAATATTAAAGTTGCTTTTGGCGACGGACTATCACAAAGTGCTGAAGGTACCTTTACATTTCCAACGAATTTAGAAAATGTAAAAACCATAAAAATGTTTATTAAAGATATTTGTCCGAATAAAGAATGTGATGAATGGGATAGATACGCAAACGTATACGCTAAAGACAAAACTACAGGTGTTTGGTACGAAATTGGTAGATTTATTAACCCGTATTGGGTTGGTAACGAAAAATTAGAACGTGGTTATGAAGTGGATGTTACTGATTTTAAATCGATACTTTCGGGTGCTACTGAATTGAAAATTTATACAGAAACTTGGTTAGCAAAAGGTAGAAAATACAGCGTAGAATTCGATTTTACTGAAGGTACACCTGATTATAAATACTCTGCAGTAATTCCTGTTTTTCAATACAACAAATCATCAATAGACGGAGTTCCTTACGGAAAAACATTTGATACCGATAAATTTGATTTAACAAAACAAATTACTATACCTGCTGCTGCAGAAGTTGCTTATTTTAGAACCACCATTTCTGGATGGGGTCATGCAACACCAAATGATAATGGCGGACGCGGTTGTGCAGAATGGTGCTACCGTACACACCATATTAACATTAACGGGTCGCAAACTTTTGCACATGAACTTAATGCATTGGGTTGCGCACAAAACCCAATAAATAACCAAGCACCAGGTAACTGGAAACCCGATCGCGCTGGCTGGTGTCCTGGAATGGTTGTTCCTGCACGCTTTAACAATATTCAAAAAAGTTTATTTGGAAGCGCATTTGACTTTGAATATGTTTTTGAAAATTGGACAAACGATAACGGAAACGGAAATGCGTTTTATGCCATTTCTACATTTGTAGTTGTTAAAAGTAATTCAGCTATAGAAAAACCAACGATTAATTAA